A genomic segment from Fusobacterium perfoetens encodes:
- a CDS encoding 2-hydroxyacyl-CoA dehydratase, with translation MKKLFLGTDVGSTTVKIVCLDEENNVLYSVYQRHFSNVRETSKELFEDFFAYIEKRFNEEISFKISVTGSGGMGVAKWIDVDFVQEVIACIKAIETVIPETDVAIELGGEDAKITYLKNGMEQRMNGSCAGGTGAFVDQIASLLDTDAMGLNELAKGYDTIYPIASRCGVFAKTDIQPLVNEGVKKENIAVSVFQAVVNQTITGLACGKKITGKVAFLGGPLFFLSELRKRFIETLKLEKEDIIFPENSQLFVARGACILSRENKKEFTLKELKEKIAILDNKGLPETMTLPPLFANEEEEKEFFQRHEKEKIEKIDIENYKGNAYLGIDAGSTTIKLVLISENNEILYSHYSHNKGNPLDNILNNLGELYSKMGDRITIKGSCVTGYGENLIKAALKVDMGIVETMAHYRGAKYFSPDVDFILDIGGQDMKCLKIKDGVITSILLNEACSSGCGSFLETFAGSLGLSIQEFAELGIKSKSPSDLGTRCTVFMNSKVKQAQKDGADVGDISAGLSYSVVKNTLFKVIKMKNKEELGQKIVVQGGTFLNNCVLRAFELISERDVVRPNIAGLMGAFGASLLAKEYAEENQLEKSSLLSLQDINGFSTTTNLTRCGICGNNCLLTIHKFQNGERFISGNRCERPLGNKKKEDVPNMFEYKYNRLFNYTPLEPSKATRGEIGIPRVLNIYDSYPFWFTLLTKLGFRVIISDDSSKKLYEKGMDTISSDSICYPAKMVHGHIINLIEKGIKTIFYPCVIFEEKESKKAQNQFNCPIVISYPEVIKNNLDILKEKKVEMMIPFFSMASKEVLYKTVSEEFKKYGVSRKEAEMAVDAAWEERYNFRRDMQNKAKEVMAYLEKTGKTGIVVCGRPYHNDKEIHHGIPNIINSFGIAVLTGDAVASLTELEEGLRVIDQWTYHSRLYRAATFVGKHPNLELVELNSFSCGLDAVTTDQVEEILSNYGKVHTILKIDEVSNMGAVKIRIRSLLAALADKKRALKKIVKKKIEYRKNQFTKKMKEEYTILAPQMSPIHFGLIKDAFKSEGYNLEILEETKEALNTGLQYVNNDACYPSILVIGELIQALKSGKYDVNRTAVMISQTGGSCRATNYVGFLKKALRDSGFANVPVLSLNAVGYEKQEGFKLTPKLIHKTMIAVSYGDILMKLLYHIRPYETVKGITNKIFNRWYEEVKPNIRNGKLLQFRNNLNRIVDEFSYIKTTGEQKIKVGVVGEILVKFSPFANNHIVDFIESEGGEARTSSLMSFINYCIYSDNFLKERFKGKMATLQTKAALALTGFYTGFVNRALARCERFKKEDFIGNIADKTSKFISIGHQSGEGWFLMGEMIELIEHGVPNIVCVQPFGCLPNHITGKGMIKRLKESYSYSNIVSIDYDPAYSEVNQINRIKLMLSVAKKNLLENKQ, from the coding sequence ATGAAAAAATTATTTTTAGGAACTGATGTAGGTTCTACAACTGTTAAAATTGTTTGCCTTGATGAGGAAAACAATGTTTTGTATTCAGTTTATCAAAGACACTTTTCTAATGTAAGAGAGACTTCAAAAGAACTTTTTGAGGATTTTTTCGCTTACATAGAAAAAAGATTTAATGAGGAAATCTCTTTTAAAATAAGTGTAACTGGTTCTGGAGGAATGGGAGTAGCTAAGTGGATTGATGTGGATTTTGTTCAAGAGGTGATTGCTTGTATAAAAGCTATCGAAACAGTAATTCCAGAAACAGATGTGGCAATAGAGTTAGGTGGAGAAGATGCGAAGATAACATATCTTAAAAATGGTATGGAACAGAGAATGAATGGAAGTTGTGCTGGTGGAACTGGAGCTTTCGTTGACCAGATAGCATCTCTTTTGGATACAGATGCAATGGGTCTAAATGAATTAGCCAAAGGTTATGACACAATCTATCCAATAGCGTCAAGATGTGGAGTTTTTGCAAAAACAGATATACAACCATTAGTAAATGAAGGGGTTAAAAAAGAAAACATCGCAGTTTCAGTATTTCAAGCAGTAGTTAATCAAACTATTACAGGACTTGCTTGTGGAAAGAAAATTACTGGAAAGGTAGCTTTTCTTGGAGGACCTCTTTTCTTTTTGAGTGAACTTAGAAAAAGATTTATAGAAACTTTAAAACTTGAAAAAGAGGATATAATCTTCCCTGAAAATTCACAACTTTTTGTGGCTCGTGGAGCTTGTATTCTATCAAGAGAAAATAAAAAAGAGTTTACTTTAAAAGAGCTTAAAGAAAAAATAGCTATTTTAGATAATAAAGGTCTTCCTGAAACAATGACTTTACCACCTCTATTTGCTAATGAAGAGGAAGAGAAAGAATTTTTCCAAAGACATGAAAAAGAAAAAATAGAAAAAATCGACATAGAAAATTATAAAGGAAATGCTTATTTAGGAATAGATGCTGGTTCAACAACAATAAAACTAGTTCTTATTTCAGAAAATAATGAGATACTTTACTCACATTATTCTCATAACAAAGGAAATCCTTTAGATAATATTTTGAATAACCTAGGAGAACTTTATTCAAAAATGGGAGATAGAATTACGATAAAAGGTTCTTGTGTAACTGGTTATGGAGAAAATCTTATAAAAGCAGCTTTAAAAGTTGATATGGGAATAGTTGAAACAATGGCTCATTATAGAGGAGCCAAATATTTTTCACCAGATGTAGATTTTATTCTTGATATTGGCGGGCAAGATATGAAGTGTTTAAAAATAAAAGATGGAGTTATAACTTCTATTCTTTTAAACGAGGCTTGTTCATCTGGTTGTGGTTCTTTCTTGGAAACTTTTGCTGGAAGTTTGGGACTTTCTATTCAAGAGTTTGCAGAGCTTGGAATAAAATCAAAATCTCCATCAGACTTGGGTACTAGATGTACTGTGTTTATGAATTCAAAAGTTAAGCAAGCACAAAAAGACGGAGCAGATGTTGGAGATATATCAGCAGGGTTATCATATTCTGTTGTAAAAAATACTTTGTTTAAAGTAATAAAAATGAAAAATAAAGAGGAGCTTGGACAAAAAATAGTTGTTCAAGGGGGAACATTTTTAAATAACTGTGTTCTAAGAGCTTTCGAGCTTATATCTGAAAGAGACGTAGTAAGACCAAATATAGCTGGACTTATGGGAGCTTTTGGTGCAAGTTTACTTGCTAAAGAATATGCAGAAGAAAACCAATTAGAAAAATCATCACTATTATCACTTCAAGATATAAATGGATTTTCTACTACAACAAATCTTACAAGATGTGGAATCTGTGGAAATAATTGTCTTTTAACAATTCATAAATTCCAAAATGGAGAAAGATTTATATCTGGAAATAGATGTGAAAGACCTCTAGGAAATAAGAAAAAAGAAGATGTACCAAATATGTTTGAGTATAAATATAATAGACTTTTCAATTATACTCCATTAGAGCCGTCAAAAGCCACAAGAGGAGAGATTGGAATCCCAAGAGTTTTAAATATTTATGATTCTTATCCATTCTGGTTTACTCTTCTTACAAAACTTGGATTTAGAGTTATTATCTCTGATGACTCTTCAAAAAAATTATATGAAAAGGGAATGGATACAATCTCTTCTGACTCAATCTGTTATCCAGCAAAAATGGTTCACGGACATATAATTAATCTTATAGAAAAAGGAATAAAAACAATTTTTTATCCTTGTGTTATTTTTGAAGAGAAAGAATCTAAAAAAGCTCAAAATCAATTTAACTGTCCAATAGTAATCTCTTATCCGGAGGTTATAAAAAATAATCTGGATATCTTAAAAGAGAAAAAAGTGGAAATGATGATACCATTCTTCTCTATGGCAAGTAAAGAAGTATTATATAAAACAGTTTCTGAGGAATTTAAAAAATATGGTGTAAGCAGAAAAGAGGCAGAGATGGCTGTTGACGCTGCTTGGGAAGAGAGATATAACTTTAGACGTGATATGCAAAATAAAGCAAAAGAGGTAATGGCTTATCTTGAAAAAACTGGAAAAACAGGAATAGTTGTTTGTGGAAGACCATACCATAATGATAAAGAAATTCATCACGGAATACCAAATATTATAAACTCTTTTGGAATTGCTGTTTTAACTGGAGATGCTGTTGCAAGTCTTACAGAGTTAGAAGAGGGATTAAGAGTAATCGACCAATGGACATACCATTCAAGACTTTATAGAGCAGCAACTTTTGTTGGAAAACACCCTAACCTTGAGCTTGTAGAACTTAATAGTTTTAGCTGTGGACTAGATGCTGTAACCACTGACCAAGTTGAAGAGATATTATCAAACTATGGAAAAGTCCATACAATTCTAAAAATTGATGAAGTTAGCAACATGGGAGCTGTAAAAATAAGAATCAGAAGTTTACTTGCAGCCCTAGCTGACAAAAAAAGAGCTTTGAAAAAAATTGTTAAGAAAAAAATAGAATATAGAAAAAATCAATTTACTAAAAAGATGAAAGAGGAATATACAATCCTTGCTCCTCAAATGTCTCCAATCCATTTTGGTTTGATAAAAGATGCTTTTAAATCTGAGGGATATAATTTGGAGATTTTGGAAGAAACAAAGGAGGCATTAAATACAGGACTTCAATATGTAAATAACGATGCTTGTTATCCGTCAATCCTAGTTATTGGGGAACTTATTCAAGCTCTAAAATCTGGTAAATATGATGTAAATAGAACTGCTGTTATGATTTCTCAAACTGGTGGAAGTTGTCGTGCTACTAACTATGTGGGATTTTTAAAGAAAGCTCTAAGAGATAGTGGATTTGCAAATGTGCCAGTTTTATCCCTTAATGCTGTGGGATATGAAAAGCAAGAGGGATTTAAACTTACTCCAAAACTTATACATAAAACAATGATAGCCGTTTCTTACGGGGATATTCTTATGAAACTTCTTTACCATATAAGACCTTATGAAACTGTAAAAGGAATTACAAATAAAATTTTTAATAGATGGTACGAAGAGGTAAAACCAAATATAAGAAATGGAAAACTTTTACAATTTAGAAATAACTTAAATAGGATAGTAGACGAATTTTCATATATAAAAACAACTGGGGAACAAAAAATAAAAGTAGGAGTAGTTGGAGAGATTTTAGTAAAATTTAGTCCATTTGCTAATAACCATATAGTAGATTTTATAGAGAGTGAAGGTGGAGAGGCTAGAACTTCCAGCCTTATGAGTTTTATAAACTACTGTATTTATAGTGATAATTTCTTAAAGGAAAGATTTAAAGGAAAAATGGCAACTCTTCAAACAAAGGCTGCTTTGGCTTTAACAGGATTCTATACAGGATTTGTAAATAGAGCTTTGGCAAGATGTGAGAGATTTAAAAAAGAGGATTTTATCGGAAATATAGCTGATAAAACTTCTAAATTTATATCAATTGGTCATCAATCTGGAGAGGGTTGGTTCTTGATGGGAGAAATGATAGAACTAATTGAACATGGAGTACCTAATATAGTTTGTGTTCAACCTTTTGGTTGCTTACCAAATCATATAACAGGTAAGGGTATGATAAAAAGATTAAAAGAAAGTTATTCATATTCAAATATTGTGTCAATAGATTATGAC